A part of Paraburkholderia azotifigens genomic DNA contains:
- a CDS encoding cold-shock protein: MATGTVKWFNDAKGFGFIKPDDGSEDIFAHFSEIRSTGYKSLRENQKVSFEIGVGPKGKQAANIRTS; the protein is encoded by the coding sequence ATGGCTACAGGTACTGTGAAGTGGTTCAATGACGCAAAAGGTTTTGGCTTCATCAAACCCGATGATGGCAGCGAAGACATTTTTGCACATTTCTCCGAGATTCGATCGACCGGATACAAGTCACTCCGCGAGAATCAAAAAGTGTCCTTCGAGATCGGTGTGGGTCCAAAAGGCAAGCAGGCAGCGAATATCCGGACTTCGTGA
- a CDS encoding MFS transporter, producing the protein MSAPELRATLSLAAIFALRMLGLFMIMPVFSIYAKSIAGGDNALLVGIALGAYGVTQSLLYIFYGWLSDKLGRKPVIITGLVIFAIGSFVASFAHDITWIIAGRIIQGMGAISSAVLAFIADLTSEAHRTKAMAMVGGSIGLSFAVAIVGAPIVFHWLGMGGLFALVGTFSILAVAVVLWIVPDAPKPVHVRAPFAEVLRNKELLRLNFGVLVLHATQTALFLVVPRLLMDSGLPVASHWQSYLPAMGLSFVLMVPAIIAAEKRHMMKSVVVSAIGLVLIGQFMLGLLAHTTVVVTTLLFVYFLGFNILEAVQPSLVSKLAPGNRKGAATGVYNTTQSIGLALGGVLGGWLLKHIGASAVFYACSVLVLCWLLVAFNMKASAQHKT; encoded by the coding sequence ATGAGCGCGCCGGAATTGCGCGCGACGCTCTCGCTCGCCGCGATCTTTGCCCTGCGCATGTTGGGCCTGTTCATGATCATGCCCGTCTTTTCGATATACGCGAAAAGCATCGCCGGTGGCGACAATGCACTGCTCGTAGGCATCGCTCTCGGCGCCTACGGCGTCACACAGTCGCTGCTGTACATTTTCTATGGCTGGCTTTCTGACAAGTTGGGACGAAAGCCCGTGATCATCACAGGCCTGGTGATCTTTGCTATCGGCAGCTTCGTTGCGAGCTTCGCGCACGACATCACGTGGATCATCGCCGGCCGGATAATTCAAGGCATGGGTGCGATTTCCTCCGCAGTGCTAGCATTCATCGCCGACCTCACCTCCGAAGCCCACCGCACCAAGGCCATGGCTATGGTTGGCGGCTCGATCGGCTTGTCATTCGCCGTGGCGATCGTCGGCGCACCCATCGTGTTCCACTGGCTAGGTATGGGCGGCCTCTTCGCGCTCGTCGGTACATTCTCAATTCTTGCGGTAGCCGTCGTGCTATGGATCGTGCCAGATGCGCCCAAGCCTGTGCATGTGAGGGCGCCGTTCGCAGAAGTACTGCGCAATAAAGAGTTGCTGCGTCTTAACTTCGGCGTGCTCGTGCTTCATGCCACGCAGACCGCGCTCTTTCTGGTCGTCCCGCGCCTGCTCATGGACTCGGGCCTCCCCGTTGCGTCGCACTGGCAGAGCTATCTGCCGGCTATGGGCCTTTCGTTTGTCCTGATGGTGCCCGCTATCATTGCCGCCGAAAAGCGACACATGATGAAGTCGGTGGTCGTCTCAGCTATTGGACTCGTCCTCATTGGCCAGTTTATGCTCGGCTTGCTCGCGCATACCACAGTGGTCGTGACAACGCTGTTGTTCGTGTATTTCCTTGGTTTCAACATCCTCGAAGCCGTGCAGCCATCGCTGGTATCAAAGCTCGCGCCCGGCAACCGCAAAGGGGCAGCAACGGGCGTCTACAACACCACTCAGTCGATCGGCCTTGCGCTCGGCGGCGTGTTGGGCGGATGGCTACTCAAACATATAGGTGCCAGTGCGGTGTTCTACGCGTGCTCGGTTCTTGTCCTCTGCTGGCTCCTCGTCGCTTTCAACATGAAGGCGTCAGCACAGCACAAAACCTGA
- a CDS encoding GNAT family N-acetyltransferase translates to MGTKATFQHLDSPDDWIRAFDVMKELRPHLTDPKAFCEQLRRQHEENYRLLAACGADGTILGLAGYRAQTNTLYGRFVYLDDLVVTSPLQRSGIGADLLNKVREIAGQACCAHFVLDTGLHMPLAQRFYFRNGLLAKGMHFVESLAHGGTGGER, encoded by the coding sequence ATGGGCACGAAAGCAACATTCCAGCATCTTGATTCCCCCGATGATTGGATCCGCGCCTTTGACGTGATGAAGGAATTGCGGCCGCATCTGACGGACCCCAAAGCCTTCTGTGAGCAATTGCGCCGGCAGCACGAAGAGAACTATCGCCTGCTCGCTGCGTGCGGTGCGGACGGGACAATCCTCGGTCTAGCCGGATATCGCGCGCAAACAAATACCCTGTATGGGCGCTTCGTCTATCTCGACGACCTTGTCGTAACTTCTCCACTGCAACGCAGTGGCATCGGAGCGGATCTGCTCAACAAGGTTCGCGAGATTGCAGGTCAAGCGTGCTGCGCGCATTTTGTGCTTGACACGGGCTTGCACATGCCGCTCGCGCAACGTTTCTACTTCCGCAACGGCCTGCTGGCCAAAGGTATGCACTTCGTGGAATCACTCGCGCACGGCGGAACAGGTGGCGAACGATGA
- the istB gene encoding IS21-like element helper ATPase IstB: MMMQQTLTQLRTLKLDGFADGLEEQLTQPGAASLSFEERLSLLVDREASWRDDRRRTRLLKQARLKYPQAAIEDLDTRAGRGVDPRSLTSLALGDWVQAGYSLLISGPTGAGKSWLACALAQYACRRGHSALYLRVPRLGEELRVLHGNGGFTKWLLQVARVDVLLLDDWGMAPLDAMVRNDLLEMIDDRSAGKATIVTSQLPIEHWHGWIGDETIADAMLDRLMQRHHRITLTGESLRKASPKPNVLEPELDQN; the protein is encoded by the coding sequence ATGATGATGCAACAGACACTGACGCAATTGCGCACCCTGAAGCTGGACGGCTTCGCTGACGGCCTGGAAGAACAATTGACGCAGCCCGGTGCGGCCAGCCTGAGCTTCGAGGAACGCCTGTCACTGCTGGTCGACCGGGAAGCCAGCTGGCGTGATGATCGCCGTCGTACCCGATTGCTCAAGCAGGCGCGCCTCAAATATCCGCAGGCCGCTATTGAGGATCTCGACACGCGCGCTGGCCGTGGCGTCGATCCGCGCTCGCTCACGAGCCTCGCACTCGGTGACTGGGTGCAAGCGGGCTACAGCCTGCTCATAAGCGGCCCAACTGGCGCGGGGAAATCGTGGCTCGCTTGCGCCCTGGCCCAATACGCTTGCCGGCGCGGGCATTCAGCCTTGTATCTGCGCGTGCCGCGACTTGGCGAGGAGCTTCGCGTTCTGCACGGCAACGGCGGCTTCACAAAATGGCTGCTGCAGGTTGCCCGCGTCGACGTGCTTCTACTGGACGATTGGGGAATGGCGCCCCTCGATGCGATGGTTCGAAACGATCTGCTCGAGATGATCGATGACCGCTCGGCGGGAAAGGCGACCATCGTCACCAGCCAGTTACCGATTGAGCACTGGCATGGATGGATCGGCGACGAGACTATCGCCGACGCAATGCTCGACCGCCTCATGCAGCGTCATCATCGGATCACGCTTACCGGTGAATCCCTCAGAAAGGCATCCCCAAAACCCAACGTCCTGGAGCCCGAACTCGACCAGAACTAA
- a CDS encoding SAM-dependent methyltransferase — MTNHVKRSPVTDSSRLISHNVQADPTSQRVVEAVKARLCGDGNVPAATLEHQLGLVDRLSGFELGRFLLVNRGLDAYWTHRLVIHETDSLRQGMVSELEYLIFERLPAVLATRERFKIFRRELQARLKPGFVLASVPCGWMGDLLLLDYETYADVRLLGLDLDKNALDGAYQLANERGLARQVQLHHADAWEMDLNANVDILTSNGLNIYEPDNERVVSLYLKFFNALKPGGQLITSFLTPPPTLSNESPWDMNATTPTLLALQQLLFVQIIEVKWSSFRTHSQTREQLERVGFRDVTFVNDRGCMFPTVIAKKPS; from the coding sequence ATGACCAACCACGTAAAACGTAGCCCAGTGACAGACTCCTCTCGACTAATTTCTCACAATGTTCAGGCCGACCCCACGAGCCAGCGAGTGGTCGAGGCAGTAAAAGCTCGACTCTGCGGGGACGGGAATGTTCCAGCAGCGACTCTCGAGCATCAACTCGGGCTCGTTGATCGGTTGTCCGGGTTTGAATTGGGCAGGTTCCTGCTGGTCAACCGCGGACTCGATGCATACTGGACACACCGACTCGTAATCCACGAGACCGACTCCTTGCGGCAGGGTATGGTGTCCGAGCTCGAGTACCTGATTTTTGAACGGCTTCCGGCGGTACTTGCCACTCGCGAGCGCTTCAAGATCTTTCGTCGAGAATTGCAGGCGAGGCTCAAACCGGGATTTGTGCTTGCGTCTGTGCCCTGCGGATGGATGGGGGACCTTTTGTTGCTCGATTATGAGACCTATGCCGATGTGAGGTTGCTAGGCCTTGATCTCGACAAGAATGCGCTCGACGGAGCATACCAACTAGCCAATGAACGCGGTCTTGCTCGGCAGGTACAGTTGCACCATGCTGACGCGTGGGAGATGGACCTTAATGCCAATGTAGACATACTGACGAGTAATGGTCTAAATATATATGAACCGGATAACGAGCGAGTGGTCAGCCTGTATCTTAAGTTCTTCAACGCGCTTAAGCCAGGTGGTCAACTTATTACGAGTTTTTTGACACCGCCGCCAACGCTGTCCAATGAATCGCCATGGGACATGAATGCGACCACGCCGACCTTGCTTGCACTGCAACAGTTGCTATTTGTGCAAATAATCGAGGTTAAATGGAGTTCGTTCCGCACTCATTCACAAACCCGTGAACAGCTGGAGCGGGTCGGTTTCAGAGATGTCACTTTTGTGAATGACCGGGGGTGCATGTTCCCTACCGTAATCGCTAAAAAACCATCTTGA
- a CDS encoding heme lyase CcmF/NrfE family subunit, which yields MIPELGLLALILALCLAMVQASVPLAGAWRGDQRWMALAKPAAWGQFTFLIFSFACLMHAFLTNDFSVAYVAENSNSALPWYYKVSGIWGAHEGSLLLWALILAAWTTAVSIGARQLPEAMLARVLAVMGMISTGFLLFLIGTSNPFARLLTNVPVDGRDLNPVLQDVGLIVHPPILYMGYVGFSVAFAFAIAALLDGKLDAAWARWSRPWTNVAWAFLGVGIAVGSWWAYSELGWGGWWFWDPVENASLMPWLVGAALIHSLAATEKRGVFKSWTVLLAIGAFSLSLLGTFLVRSGVLTSVHAFATDPARGVFVLAFLLGVVGGSLALFALRAPVVKSHGGFGIWSRETLLLVNNLLLSVAAAAILLGTLYPMVLDALTGTKLSVGPPYFNAMFVPLMALLMATAAVGLFTRWKATPVRRLARMLIPVLAASLMLALVAATLQTRSRWAVAASGFLAAGIVFAGVRDVLDKTRNKGLLMGLPTLGRSYWAMQLAHLGFAVCALGVVLTSVCSVDRDLRMTPGKAIEVGGYDFIFNGTTRIQGPNYVADRGSVRVLRDGREVAILHPEKRVYQVQRTPMTEAAIEAGFTRDLFVALGEPLADGAWAVRVQIKPFVRWIWVGVLLMALGGSLAATDRRYRARSTRLAQERRIRGART from the coding sequence ATGATCCCGGAACTCGGACTATTAGCCCTGATCTTGGCGCTGTGTCTCGCAATGGTTCAAGCAAGCGTCCCATTAGCTGGTGCCTGGCGGGGCGATCAACGCTGGATGGCCCTGGCGAAGCCGGCCGCGTGGGGACAGTTCACGTTCTTGATTTTCAGCTTCGCGTGCCTGATGCACGCATTCCTGACGAACGATTTCTCGGTTGCGTATGTTGCGGAAAACTCCAACAGTGCGCTGCCCTGGTATTACAAGGTCAGTGGAATCTGGGGGGCGCATGAAGGCTCGTTGCTCCTATGGGCTTTGATACTGGCCGCATGGACAACTGCGGTCTCGATCGGCGCGCGCCAACTACCGGAGGCGATGCTGGCGCGAGTCCTGGCTGTGATGGGCATGATAAGCACTGGTTTTCTGCTTTTTCTGATCGGCACCTCCAACCCGTTTGCGCGCTTGCTAACCAATGTCCCAGTCGATGGCCGGGACCTCAATCCTGTGTTACAGGACGTCGGCCTAATCGTTCATCCTCCCATATTGTACATGGGCTACGTTGGCTTCTCGGTCGCCTTCGCATTCGCCATCGCTGCCTTGCTGGATGGCAAGCTCGACGCCGCTTGGGCACGCTGGTCTCGCCCCTGGACAAACGTGGCGTGGGCGTTTCTCGGCGTGGGCATCGCCGTCGGGTCATGGTGGGCTTACTCTGAGCTGGGGTGGGGTGGTTGGTGGTTCTGGGATCCTGTCGAAAACGCGTCATTGATGCCCTGGCTGGTGGGCGCTGCCCTGATCCACTCCCTGGCAGCTACTGAGAAACGCGGCGTATTCAAGAGCTGGACTGTGCTACTGGCGATCGGCGCTTTCTCGCTCAGCTTGCTAGGCACCTTCCTGGTCCGGTCGGGCGTATTGACCTCCGTGCACGCTTTCGCCACCGACCCGGCGCGCGGCGTCTTCGTGCTCGCGTTTCTCCTGGGCGTGGTTGGCGGGTCGCTTGCGTTGTTTGCTCTTCGCGCGCCAGTGGTCAAGAGCCATGGAGGCTTCGGAATCTGGTCACGTGAGACGCTGCTGCTGGTCAACAATCTGCTGCTGTCGGTGGCGGCGGCCGCGATCCTGCTCGGCACGCTCTACCCGATGGTTCTCGACGCACTTACCGGCACGAAGCTGTCAGTTGGGCCGCCTTACTTCAATGCCATGTTCGTGCCGCTGATGGCGCTGCTGATGGCGACGGCTGCGGTTGGCTTGTTCACGCGCTGGAAAGCCACGCCAGTGCGCAGGCTCGCGCGAATGCTTATCCCTGTGCTGGCGGCCAGCCTGATGCTCGCGTTGGTCGCGGCTACCTTGCAGACCCGGTCACGTTGGGCCGTGGCTGCGAGCGGCTTCCTCGCTGCGGGGATCGTATTCGCAGGCGTACGTGATGTGCTGGACAAAACGCGTAACAAAGGATTGCTCATGGGCCTGCCAACGCTCGGCCGTAGCTATTGGGCGATGCAACTGGCCCACCTTGGCTTCGCCGTCTGTGCTTTGGGCGTCGTGCTGACAAGTGTCTGCAGCGTTGACCGGGATTTGCGCATGACGCCAGGCAAAGCCATCGAAGTCGGGGGCTACGATTTTATATTCAACGGCACCACACGGATTCAGGGGCCGAATTATGTTGCCGATCGCGGCAGTGTACGGGTCCTTCGAGACGGGCGTGAGGTTGCAATTCTGCATCCGGAAAAACGCGTCTACCAGGTCCAACGGACTCCCATGACCGAGGCCGCTATCGAGGCGGGTTTCACCAGAGACCTGTTCGTAGCTCTGGGAGAACCGCTGGCCGACGGCGCCTGGGCGGTCCGGGTGCAGATCAAACCTTTCGTTCGCTGGATCTGGGTGGGTGTGCTACTGATGGCGTTGGGCGGCTCCCTAGCGGCGACAGACCGGCGCTATCGCGCCAGATCGACCAGATTGGCTCAGGAGAGACGCATTCGCGGAGCGCGAACATGA
- the ccmI gene encoding c-type cytochrome biogenesis protein CcmI, protein MIAFWLYAGLLFAAALGFVLVPQLGLWRTPVDADRTRTNVELYRERLRELEEQHRVGARDTAQLDLGRVEAARELLDDTQTAEHAVDFPLGRTIPLAAALSTPLLALALYLHWGSLDQLKLTRLRSVAQNIEKIAMRQEAVSLAATSDSADGWSSLGRAYMAQGRMSEAARAYERAAAIGGRPPDVLGHWAEAEYFAGERQWTAKLQALVNEALTSNPREEVSLRLAGMAAFQAGRYSDAVGYWERLAATLPEGDMSRASIAKDIARARDLAK, encoded by the coding sequence ATGATCGCTTTCTGGCTTTACGCAGGACTGTTGTTCGCAGCAGCGCTAGGCTTCGTCCTGGTGCCCCAGTTGGGCCTCTGGCGCACGCCCGTTGATGCCGATCGCACCCGTACGAATGTCGAGCTCTACCGCGAACGTCTGCGCGAACTGGAAGAGCAGCACCGCGTCGGCGCGCGCGACACGGCACAGCTCGATCTCGGGCGCGTCGAGGCTGCACGTGAACTGCTGGACGACACGCAAACTGCGGAGCATGCCGTTGATTTCCCCCTAGGCCGAACTATTCCGCTTGCAGCAGCGCTATCAACGCCGTTGCTGGCGCTGGCGCTGTACCTGCACTGGGGCTCGCTTGACCAACTTAAGCTCACTCGCCTACGCTCCGTCGCGCAGAATATCGAGAAAATCGCGATGCGCCAGGAGGCCGTATCACTAGCCGCTACGTCGGACTCGGCCGATGGTTGGTCATCGTTGGGCCGCGCCTACATGGCACAAGGACGGATGTCGGAAGCAGCCCGGGCGTACGAGCGTGCAGCTGCGATAGGAGGGCGGCCGCCGGACGTGCTGGGTCACTGGGCCGAGGCCGAATATTTCGCGGGCGAGCGTCAATGGACTGCCAAATTGCAAGCACTCGTCAACGAGGCGCTCACGAGCAACCCGCGAGAGGAAGTAAGCCTAAGGTTAGCAGGCATGGCCGCATTTCAAGCGGGTCGATACAGTGATGCGGTTGGCTACTGGGAACGTCTCGCGGCGACTCTGCCTGAGGGAGACATGAGCCGCGCCTCGATCGCCAAAGACATTGCTCGCGCCCGCGATTTGGCGAAGTAG
- a CDS encoding DsbE family thiol:disulfide interchange protein — protein sequence MKRLPLLLPLAVFLLIAGLLYRGLFLDPTKVPSALIGKHFPDFALSALDQPSRILTRKDIVRRPALVNIWASWCSSCRQEHQVLTRLASRGVVIYGVNYKDDRSAALRWLGKSDNPYLLDIEDSAGSLGVDLGVYGAPETFVIDAKGVIRDKYVGIIDEDVWRNKLAPVYSELLQEAAP from the coding sequence ATGAAACGGTTGCCGTTGTTATTGCCATTGGCAGTATTTCTGCTCATCGCGGGTCTTCTGTATCGCGGTCTGTTCCTCGACCCGACCAAGGTGCCATCCGCCCTAATCGGAAAACATTTTCCCGATTTCGCCCTGTCGGCTCTCGACCAGCCGTCGCGCATCCTGACACGCAAGGACATTGTAAGAAGACCGGCGTTGGTTAACATCTGGGCCTCATGGTGCTCATCCTGCCGGCAGGAGCACCAGGTGTTGACAAGACTGGCCTCTCGAGGCGTAGTCATCTACGGTGTCAATTACAAGGACGACCGGTCTGCGGCGCTACGCTGGCTGGGTAAGTCGGACAATCCGTATCTGTTGGACATTGAGGACAGTGCTGGGTCCTTAGGTGTCGACCTCGGCGTTTACGGCGCACCCGAGACGTTTGTCATCGACGCTAAAGGTGTCATCCGCGACAAGTATGTTGGAATAATCGACGAAGACGTTTGGCGGAATAAGCTCGCCCCGGTTTATTCCGAGCTGTTGCAGGAGGCCGCACCATGA
- a CDS encoding cytochrome c-type biogenesis protein: MKRVFAVLTLALGMLSGSYAAIDPRDFPSDSLRERYHELAVELRCPKCRNQSIGESDSPIANDLRGQIYRMLREGRSDSQIIDFMVARYGDFVLYDPPLSSRTALLWVGPAGLLIAGVAVVAVIVARRRRPPHTVASPLSDGEQRRLAGLLGATDPSIGQDI; the protein is encoded by the coding sequence ATGAAGCGTGTTTTCGCTGTGCTTACGCTAGCGCTAGGCATGCTCAGCGGCAGCTACGCCGCAATCGATCCCCGTGACTTCCCTAGCGACAGCCTGCGCGAACGCTATCACGAACTGGCCGTCGAGCTGCGTTGCCCGAAGTGTCGGAACCAGAGCATCGGGGAGTCGGATTCACCGATCGCCAATGATTTGCGCGGTCAGATTTATCGCATGCTGCGCGAAGGCCGAAGCGACAGCCAAATCATTGACTTCATGGTCGCGCGCTACGGAGATTTCGTGTTGTACGACCCACCGCTTTCCAGCCGCACGGCGCTCCTTTGGGTTGGCCCTGCAGGATTGTTAATAGCTGGAGTTGCGGTCGTCGCCGTGATCGTCGCACGCCGGCGTCGACCACCCCACACAGTAGCAAGTCCTCTGTCGGACGGAGAGCAGCGTCGCTTAGCGGGCCTGCTTGGAGCCACGGACCCATCCATTGGACAAGATATATGA
- a CDS encoding RidA family protein — MRYSALGSLTSPKTKQRDNNPTIRPKLRWLMMSGNAHLLSSKRISTSIEEQSENVWRSTIDALEKAGMTVHDIVKVTQYLKLEEHIPLYSAIRDKYLEGAMPASTLLVVPHLDPSSRLVDVEIIAAKDDLEFSTKQ; from the coding sequence ATGCGTTATTCTGCACTCGGGTCTCTCACCTCACCGAAGACAAAACAACGTGATAACAACCCTACCATCCGGCCCAAGCTTCGATGGCTGATGATGTCAGGTAACGCGCATCTTCTCTCCTCGAAGCGGATCTCTACAAGTATCGAAGAGCAGAGTGAGAATGTATGGAGAAGCACGATCGATGCTCTCGAGAAAGCAGGAATGACAGTGCACGATATCGTTAAAGTGACGCAGTATCTCAAACTTGAAGAACATATACCCTTATACTCGGCGATTCGAGATAAATATCTTGAAGGCGCGATGCCGGCGTCGACGCTCTTGGTAGTGCCTCACCTTGATCCATCGAGCAGGTTAGTTGATGTCGAAATTATCGCTGCGAAAGATGATCTAGAGTTTTCGACGAAGCAGTGA
- a CDS encoding IS607 family transposase: MRLLSIGETAAELGVAASTLRRWLRQGLLTPSCQTIGGHRRYQHDTVQTLAGTGPAATGKTVCYARVSSHDQAEQLKTQSARLERHCADAGIANIEVIADLGSGLNYRKKGLQRLLGDILRGRVARLVLVTKDRLLRFGSELLFRICEFFHVEVVVLDTVTDVSREQQLTEDLVEILTVFSSRLYGSRSRKNLRALAD, translated from the coding sequence ATGCGACTGTTATCGATTGGCGAGACTGCGGCTGAACTGGGCGTAGCGGCAAGTACACTGCGGCGCTGGCTTCGGCAGGGACTATTGACGCCGTCTTGCCAGACTATCGGCGGGCATCGGCGGTACCAGCACGATACTGTGCAGACCCTGGCCGGCACCGGGCCTGCCGCAACCGGCAAGACGGTCTGCTATGCCCGTGTTTCCTCACACGACCAGGCGGAACAACTCAAAACGCAGTCCGCGAGACTCGAAAGGCACTGCGCTGACGCGGGCATCGCGAATATCGAGGTGATCGCTGACCTCGGAAGCGGGCTGAACTATCGCAAGAAGGGACTGCAACGGCTGCTGGGTGACATTCTCCGTGGCCGCGTTGCACGCCTGGTGCTGGTCACCAAAGACCGGCTGCTGCGTTTCGGTAGCGAGCTGCTTTTCCGTATCTGCGAATTCTTTCACGTCGAAGTCGTCGTACTGGACACGGTCACGGACGTAAGCCGTGAGCAGCAGCTCACGGAAGACCTCGTCGAGATCCTGACGGTGTTTTCCTCGCGCCTGTACGGTTCACGCAGCCGAAAGAACCTGCGGGCGCTGGCGGACTGA
- the istA gene encoding IS21 family transposase: MPAHRMNMRMIKDVLRLKFDGGFSHDRIAASLGISKGVVTKYIGLASAAGLDWASACDMDEGELERRLLGKPTGPAAYAQPDYGRIHQELRRKGMTLTLLWEEYQAEFADRQTYRYTQFCGHYKAFTKRLKRSMRQIHRAGEKLFVDFAGPTLPLTTGRRAHIFVAAMGASSYTFACATPAETMEDWLGGIARALTFYGGVPQLIVPDNPRAMIADPDRYEPRAGDTVLDFARHYGTSFLPARVYRPQDKPKVEVAVQVVERWIMARLRHHRFDSVHSVNEAICPLLRNLNERPFQKLPGCRASAFAQLDAPALQPLPAQPYELARFKTVTVHIDYHVEINKHRYSVPHALVGLKLDARITAGTVELLHRGRRVASHARNDRAGSYTTVVEHMPAAHRAHLEWTPQRLIHWGQQIGAATGALVTRLLQEQRHPEHGYRACLGLLSLSRRYGRDRLEAACALALELGVHRYRHVRDILVNNRDRAAVVTPADWTSPSHAHVRGPSYYQ; this comes from the coding sequence ATGCCCGCGCACCGGATGAACATGCGCATGATCAAGGACGTTTTACGACTTAAATTCGACGGCGGCTTCTCGCACGATCGGATCGCCGCATCACTGGGCATATCCAAGGGCGTGGTCACGAAGTACATCGGACTAGCCAGTGCCGCCGGGCTGGACTGGGCAAGCGCCTGCGATATGGATGAAGGCGAACTCGAGCGGCGGCTGCTCGGCAAGCCCACGGGGCCAGCAGCCTATGCCCAGCCCGACTATGGACGCATCCATCAGGAGCTGCGTCGCAAGGGCATGACGCTGACGTTGCTATGGGAGGAATACCAGGCTGAGTTCGCGGACCGGCAGACCTACCGCTATACGCAGTTCTGTGGGCACTACAAGGCGTTCACAAAACGCCTGAAGCGCTCGATGCGTCAGATTCATCGCGCCGGCGAGAAGCTGTTTGTCGACTTCGCCGGCCCCACGTTGCCACTGACGACTGGACGCCGCGCGCACATCTTCGTAGCGGCTATGGGCGCATCGAGTTACACGTTCGCATGTGCGACGCCGGCCGAGACAATGGAGGACTGGCTGGGCGGGATCGCTCGCGCGCTGACCTTCTATGGTGGTGTGCCGCAGTTGATCGTCCCGGATAACCCGCGTGCGATGATTGCCGATCCCGATCGCTATGAACCTCGCGCCGGCGACACTGTGCTGGACTTCGCGCGTCACTACGGCACATCATTCCTTCCTGCGCGCGTATATCGTCCGCAGGACAAACCGAAGGTAGAGGTTGCGGTCCAGGTGGTCGAACGCTGGATCATGGCGCGCCTGCGTCATCACCGGTTTGACTCGGTCCACTCGGTCAATGAGGCCATCTGCCCGCTGCTCAGGAACCTGAATGAGAGGCCATTCCAGAAGCTGCCGGGATGTCGTGCCAGCGCGTTCGCCCAGCTGGACGCGCCGGCACTGCAGCCGCTGCCGGCACAGCCCTATGAGCTCGCGCGCTTCAAGACCGTGACGGTTCACATTGACTATCACGTCGAGATCAACAAACACCGCTACAGCGTGCCGCACGCGCTGGTCGGCCTCAAGCTCGATGCGCGTATCACGGCGGGCACTGTCGAACTGCTACATCGCGGTCGCCGCGTCGCCAGCCACGCACGTAACGATCGCGCAGGCAGCTATACCACTGTTGTCGAGCACATGCCTGCGGCACACCGCGCTCATCTGGAATGGACGCCGCAGCGGCTGATTCATTGGGGACAGCAGATCGGCGCGGCAACCGGCGCGCTCGTCACCCGGCTGCTGCAGGAGCAACGCCATCCGGAACACGGCTATCGGGCGTGCCTTGGATTGCTGTCGCTCTCACGTCGCTATGGCCGTGACCGTCTCGAAGCCGCCTGCGCGCTGGCGCTGGAACTGGGCGTACACCGTTACCGCCACGTGCGCGACATCCTGGTCAACAACCGCGACCGGGCGGCGGTGGTAACGCCTGCCGACTGGACCAGCCCGAGCCACGCGCATGTACGCGGCCCCAGCTACTACCAATAA
- a CDS encoding FMN-dependent NADH-azoreductase, translating to MKILFVNASPHGQMSHGYRLAVEMIRSLGRNMPSALVKRDLVSAPLPPITQDYAKAITSREPDVSRFDVSEQLIREIEMTDALIINTPMHNFTVPAALKLWIDYVLRVHRTFAVTPEGKVGLMRDRPTFVIVGSGSFHSGDRAWQGDFLTPYVRYALQSIGLKTTHFVLLQGLTHGDEAVTDALRRAREEIAQHPLFAHRDTVVS from the coding sequence ATGAAAATTCTTTTCGTGAACGCCAGCCCGCACGGACAAATGAGCCACGGCTATCGTCTCGCCGTTGAGATGATTCGCTCGCTGGGTAGGAATATGCCTAGCGCCCTGGTGAAGCGTGATCTTGTTTCGGCACCTTTGCCGCCGATCACACAGGACTATGCAAAAGCCATCACGTCACGTGAACCTGATGTAAGCCGGTTCGACGTATCCGAGCAGCTCATTCGTGAGATTGAAATGACGGATGCGCTCATCATCAACACACCGATGCATAACTTCACGGTTCCGGCCGCGCTGAAGCTCTGGATTGACTACGTACTGCGTGTTCATCGCACCTTCGCCGTAACGCCGGAGGGAAAGGTCGGTCTGATGCGCGACCGGCCTACCTTCGTGATCGTCGGTTCCGGTAGCTTTCATAGCGGCGATCGGGCGTGGCAAGGCGATTTCCTCACCCCGTATGTACGTTACGCGCTTCAGTCCATCGGATTGAAAACCACTCATTTCGTGTTGCTGCAAGGACTCACGCATGGCGACGAGGCGGTAACCGACGCGCTCCGGCGAGCGCGAGAAGAAATCGCACAACACCCGCTCTTCGCCCACCGCGATACCGTTGTCAGCTAG